From the genome of Passer domesticus isolate bPasDom1 chromosome 12, bPasDom1.hap1, whole genome shotgun sequence:
CTTTTGTGATGTCTAGAGATCTCCAGTGGTGATTTTCCTGggctttaaaataatttctttggttttgtacCAAGAGAGCAACATTACCTTTTATACAAGCAAACATGGTAATGGTGCAGATCTCTTCTCTGATTTTCTTGAGCTCTCTCAAATCTGATGCTTTTATTCCACCTAGATGTTCAACTCTGCCTTTGAGCAGCCTTTCATTCTGTTACAGTTTTGAGACAGAactgaaggatttttttaatggagacaTTACTTAAAATCATCTTGATGTAGCATTTAACAGACCCACAAATTCACAGGTGATCACTTAACACTGTAGCTTTCTGAAGTGTTTGTATTGCTTCATTGCACATTGTGTTTCGCTTTCTTTATTCATTGTTTATTGCTTTACAGTACAGTGAGCAGGTGTTAAACCTGCTAAAGAAAAACGCTTTTTATTAACACTATGTGTTGGCATATTTGTGAATTATGtgtacaaatatatttttatttctctttcacaAACCTCCTTTCAAATTCAAgagggtttattggggtttttttttgagttgattttttttttaatgctgtagTAGCAGAAGCCCATAGTGTTGTTGAGAGCTTTGTCCTTATTTCACAGATGCACTGGGAATTGTTTTTAATCTCCTTTCTGCTTTCCCATTACAGATGGTGATGACGACCCACAACTCTCCTGGGTGGCTTCATCTCCCTCCAGCAAAGATGTTGCATCACCCACTCAGATGATAGGAGATGGGTGTGATCTTGGCAtcggggaggaggaaggggggactGGCCTGCCGTATCCCTGTCAGTTTTGTGATAAGTCCTTCATTCGCCTGAGCTACCTTAAAAGGCACGAGCAGATCCACAGTGACAAACTACCTTTCAAATGCACCTACTGTAGCCGGCTTTTTAAGCACAAGAGGAGTAGGGATCGCCACATAAAGCTTCACACAGGGGATAAAAAGTACCATTGCCACGAATGCGAGGCTGCATTCTCCCGCAGCGACCACCTCAAAATCCACCTGAaaacccacagctccagcaaacCATTCAAGTGTACTGTGTGTAAACGTGGGTTTTCATCTACCAGCTCATTGCAGAGTCACATGCAAGCTCATAAAAAGAACAAGGAACATATGGCAAAGACTGAGAAAGAGGTGAAGAAGGATGATTTTATGTGTGATTACTGTGAAGAGACATTCAGTCAGACTGAAGATTTGGAGAAGCACGTAATGACACGCCACCCACAGCTTTCCGAGAAGGCAGATTTGCAGTGTATTCATTGCCCTGAAGTATTTGTAGACGAAAACTCGCTGCTCTCACACATTCATCAAGCCCATGCCAACAAGAAACACAAGTGCCCTATGTGCCCAGAGCAGTTTTCTTCAGTGGAGGAAGTCTATTGCCACTTGGACAGCCACAGACAACCTGACTCCAGCAACCACAGCATCAGCCCTGACCCAGTCCTGGGGAGTGTGGCGTCCATGAGCAGCGCAACGCCGGACTCCAGCGCGTCGGTGGAAAGAGGTTCCACTCCGGATTCGACCTTAAAGCCTTTGAGAGGACAAAAGAAAACCAGGTCAGTTGACAGAGAGGATGGCCAGAACTGGTCTAAAGTTACTTACAGCTGCCCCTACTGCTCGAAACGTGACTTCAACAGCCTTGCTGTTCTAGAGATCCATCTGAAGACCATTCATGCAGACAAACCTCAGCAAAGCCACACGTGCCAGATCTGCCTTGATTCCATGCCTACACTGTACAACTTGAATGAACACGTGAGAAAAGTGCACAAAAACCATGCCTATCCCATGATGCAGTTTAGCAACATTTCTGCCTTTCATTGCAATTACTGCCCGGAGATGTTTGCAGATATCAATAGCTTGCAGGAACACATCCGCATTACTCACTGCGGCCCAAACGCTACCCCTCAAGATGGCAACAATGCTTTCTTCTGTAACCAGTGCTCCATGGGCTTTCTGACCGAAGCTACCTTGactgagcacatccagcagACTCACTGCAATGTAGGAAATTCAAAATTGGATTCCCCTGTCATTCAGCCAACACAGTCTTTTATGGAAGTTTATTCATGCCCTTATTGCACAAACTCCCCCATTTTTGGCTCCATCCTGAAGCTTACAAAGCATATTAAAGAAAACCACAAGAACATTCCTCTGGCACACAATAAGAAGtcaaaagcagagcagagtccAGTTTCTTCTGATGTTGAAGTCTCTTCCCCTAAAAGGCAGCGGCTTTCTGCAAGCGTAAACTCAGTGTCTAATGGTGAATACCCATGTAATCAGTGTGATCTAAAGTTCTCAAATTTTGAAAGTTTTCAGACCCATTTAAAGTTGCATTTGGAGTTGCTGTTGAGGAAACAGTCTTGCCCTCAGTGTAAAGAAGACTTTGATTCCCAGGAGTCTCTTCTGCAACATCTCACTGTACACTACATGACAACTTCTACTCATTATGTATGTGAGAGCTGTGACAAACAGTTTTCTTCAGTGGATGATTTGCAGAAGCATTTGTTGGACATGCATACTTTTGTGTTGTATCACTGCACACTTTGCCAAGAAGTTTTTGATTCCAAGGTATCTATCCAAGTGCATCTGGCAGTCAAGCATAGCAATGAAAAGAAGATGTATCGTTGCACAGCCTGTAACTGGGATTTTAGGAAGGAGGTGGATCTCCAGATCCATGTGAAGCATAGTCACTTGGGTAATCCATCAAAGTCTCACAAATGTATCTTCTGTGGTGAGACCTTCAGCACAGAGGTAGAACTGCAGTGCCACATCACAACCCACAGCAAAAAATACAACTGCAAGTTTTGTAGCAAAGCTTTTCATGCCATCATCTTGCTTGAAAAGCACTTGAGGGAAAAACATTGTGTTTTTGATGCTAGTGCTGAGAATGGTACAGCTAATGGCATGACCCCCACAAATAAGAAGACAGAAGGGGCAGATATCCAGAACATGTTAATGAAGAATCCAGATACTTCCAACAGTCATGAAGCCAGTGAGGATGATGTGGATGCTTCTGAGCCCATGTATGGCTGTGACATTTGTGGGGCTGCCTACACTATGGAGGTCCTCTTGCAGAATCATCGTTTGAGAGATCATAACATCAGGCCTGGGGAGGATGACTGTTCTAGGAAGAAAGCAGAATTCATCAAAGGTAGCCACAAGTGTAATATCTGCTCAAGGAcctttttctcagaaaatggCCTGAGGGAGCACATGCAGACCCATCGAGGTCCAGCTAAGCACTACATGTGCCCCATCTGCGGGGAACGCTTCCCATCGCTCCTGACCCTGACGGAGCACAAAGTCACTCACAGCAAGAGTTTGGATACAGGGACGTGTCGGATCTGCAAAATGCCACTGCAGAGCGAGGAGGAATTCATCGAGCACTGCCAGATGCATCCAGATCTCAGAAACTCCCTCACTGGGTTTCGCTGTGTTGTCTGCATGCAGACGGTCACCTCTACCCTGGAGCTGAAAATTCATGGGACGTTCCATATGCAGAAGTTGGCAGGAAACTCTGCAACCTCATCGCCTAACGGCCAGGCCTTGCAAAAACTCTACAAGTGTGCGCTGTGCTTGAAGGAGTTCCGGAATAAGCAGGACTTGGTAAAGTTGGATGTGAACGGCCTTCCCTATGGCCTGTGTGCTGGATGCATGACCAGGAGCACCAACGGACAGTCTTCGAGCTTGACTCCACAGGAGGTGAATGAGAGGCCGTGTGGCAGCCTGAGGTGTCCAGAGTGTAGTGTCAAATTTGAAAGTGCTGAAGACCTAGAGAGCCACATTCAGGTAGACCACCGAGACCTGACACCTGAGACCAGTGGCCAAAGGAAAGGTACCCAGACATCCCCTGTTCCCAGAGTAAGTACAGCTGAACTTTAAAGTATCTGAGGGATAAAATGTAGACTTTCAATGTGAGAACTGATctgatatttattattttttttaattgtcacTTTATCAAATCATTTGtgctactaaaaaaaaaacctcagcaaAACAGGAGAAAGGGTAGAGTAATTCACATAGAACAATCAGAAGTTGCTCAGCCTCTCGGGCACCTTGATTCCTAGTAGCAGTGCATCAAATTTTTTATCTCAGAACTGCCCTAGATTTACCAACAGAGAGTTGAGACTCTTGGCCAGTGGGCATTGAGTTTGTCCATGAATTCTGATTCTACTGAACTGGCAGATCTGGAAAAGCTGGGGTAGTTTAATGAAAAATGGAGATGCTGAGTagccaaaacaataaaaacatctgtCATATTTGAGGAATGAGATTATTTCTTACTGGGAAAATAATAATGAACAGGAGGATATAGGAACTTGTGAGGGAAAATGTAGTGAGCTCCATCCTACCCCCCAAATTCTCACCTAAACCAAACTTCTATGCTAAAGAGCTTGTCCCTAGGAATGTCTGCCAGAGTGAAAGTTTTGAGGTCTGTGTGCATTTGTGTGAGCTTGTTTGTGTGTGCGTATGATTTTAAAAGTGACTTTAAAAGAACCTGCTTCATGGCCCTTGTGTAGGGTCCAATAGGGGATAAGTAGTTTCTTAGCAAATCTGGACATTGTCTAATGTAGATTACATAAAAGTGTGCTGTCCTTGACTTTTTGCAGATAGCCTGCTTTCCCATTTCTTAGCTTACAAGTTACTTGGGAACATGCAGATCCACGTAAGGTTCCAGAAGTCTACTCAGGAGATTAATATCATTTGCAGTTTATagtctttttaaattatttgttgaCATTTTGGTTCAAGAATGGGCCAAGTCAGTCCTTCCTCTGTCAGGAACAGATGGAATGAGAAGTGGATTTTGGAAATCTTCTCAGGAGACCAACAGCAGACACATCTGAGTATTGATATCATCtgacatttttaattaaacatgATGGGGTGAGATTTTCAAAAGTATCTAAGGAAATTAGGCACCCAACTCCTAATGAATAAttccagccgcagatgcctgtttATGTCAATCTGCTAATTAAAGCACCCACAAACACATCTTACTGAATTAAAAGCACCTGAAAATACCATCCATTCAACTAGAACACCAGAGGCTTGGTAAGTAAGAGAGGGCCTTAAGCATGTCCTGAGGACGTGGGCTGAGGTGTCTCCAAGGGAGCTGGTGCAGGTCGTGTCCCTGGCAGGAATTTTCATCCCTGCTCCATGTGGGGCAGCAGTGTccggctgagctgggctgggcacggccatgctggagcagtgccCCAGTCCAGCCTCCTGAGCCAGTCCCACAGAAAGCTTGATTTCTTTGCTTGTCTTCTCTCTCTTGGTAAAAGCACTGGATATTGTTCCCTCTGGGTGTGACTAAGCCTCCAGgcacatgaaaataattttgcagaagATTGAGGAATGGAAATATCCTGTCTTTGGTGTGATACCTAGGTCGGCCTAGATCATtgttcttcttcctcctcaggactttattttcttctaaattctTGAAAAATACCTCTCTTCTATTAGGTAGGACTAATTTGTGTTTCTGCACCTATGGAATTACCTTTCCCTTCCTATCAGCTAGCAGAACACATTGCCAGTTTCAGTCTTATTTCTTGCTTTaactctttcttttccatgaCAGCTTCCATACTTGTTCACTCAGGGGAAAATGTTAAGTTCTTCAATAAGGTAAATGCTTTGGATTTCATCCCATGAGGGAAATTCTGAGTTTCTTTGtagaagataagaaaaaatctgcatttatgATGATGGCAAATGGTACCTTACTGGTGTCTGTGGCCTGCACGTATGCTAATATCAGATAAGCATCCcaggaatatatatatatatatatatattgttaTTAGGAATAATTCATTATCTTACCATTCATTATAAGTACAAGACCTGAATTGGATAACAGTTCACTAGAAAACTATTTGTGTTTCACTCAGGGTTCTAAAGGCAATAAGTGTCCTTTGTGTTTGCTTAGTAGAGGGATTTTCAAAGAATTATACTGGCTTTTAAATGGTAATGCATCTCTGCATTCAAGAACAGTGTTTACTTAACTTCATTGCCTTCATAGCCAAGCTAAGCAAGTTGAACATGAACTCTCTTGTCATCTTGTTAGTGTGCTGCACACAGGTAAAATACCACTTTAATGGAGCAATCTGTAGTGCACAGTGCATGTAGAGTGATCTGCACGTGTTCAGAGAACAACTACTTCTCTCTAACTTTTGAATAGTTCtagatttcattttttaaataacttatttatttttctttcttcaataGAAAAGCAGTTGAAGATTAGGACAAGGTACAGTCAGAAGGATCATACAGGTAGATTAGATTTTTAAGTAGTGGGTATATATTTCAGAGTAAATAAGAATAAGCAGAATGAAATCCAAGCAAATGGAAAAGATGATAATAACATCTAAAATCTGTAACTTCTTTCAATGTCAGAAGTTGCTCCACCACCCATTATTTACTTTTTGATAGAAGAGTTAAGTGCAGAAATCTAAaggaatttcaggaaaaaagacAAACTTAAATGTTTAAGGgctaatatttattttccacttaaactgaaagaaagggggaaaataaatattacCCCTTGGTGAATAAAGAGTATCTGgtaagaaaaacagaacaggAGAAATGGAACAATTCCTTTTTACTGGAGGTATTTAAGTTTGTGTATATATGCAAGTGTGTATAGCACCACAAACAAAGTATGATTACTTTgttatattttgttttgtttttttttactattaaaTTATTTGAGGTTTTATTCTGAAGATCAATAGGAGACAGCTAGAGGAGCATTGAAAAGtacttgttgtttttttaattcatgAGAATGAAAGAAAGCACATAACCCTTGAAAATCTTGCTGTATTCTGTCTTCCTCAGATTTTTAGTATGGCCCACAAACAGGAAGAAAATCTGTAAATTGATCATGCTTGTTTCTAGAATGCCTGCCTAGGATCCCTTCACATTGATCAACAAGACAGATTTCCAGGCAGGCATAGTTTTTGCAGTGTGTATATGGCAACCTCCTCTTTGGAGGATTTGTTTTTAGGAGTTTTAAGAGAAGTCAATGGTCTTCTGCAAGAGACATCACTAAgaggaataaataaaatacatcttAGTAGTAAAAGATTCCTCTAACATccatttttgtttcattcatATAGTTTTGTGTGAGCTGTTCTGTTTGGATAGGACTGAAAGTGTTTTTTTCATATGAGCATCACAGATAATGGTATTATTCCAGTATCTGACACAAGTACAGTTCAAGGCCTTTTTTATATTACATTAAGATCTCACCATAGGTGATGCTTGCCTGTTTTTCTGAATATCTTTCTGTGTTTATCAGCTTCAATTCTGAATACGT
Proteins encoded in this window:
- the ZNF423 gene encoding zinc finger protein 423 isoform X3, with translation MPFARHLNEVQRIISTQFEEGESSDFALTWDSSVTQSGGLGGELESEAKDSRALEERNSVTSQEERNEEDEDMEDESIYTCDNCQQDFDSLADLTEHRAHNCPGDGDDDPQLSWVASSPSSKDVASPTQMIGDGCDLGIGEEEGGTGLPYPCQFCDKSFIRLSYLKRHEQIHSDKLPFKCTYCSRLFKHKRSRDRHIKLHTGDKKYHCHECEAAFSRSDHLKIHLKTHSSSKPFKCTVCKRGFSSTSSLQSHMQAHKKNKEHMAKTEKEVKKDDFMCDYCEETFSQTEDLEKHVMTRHPQLSEKADLQCIHCPEVFVDENSLLSHIHQAHANKKHKCPMCPEQFSSVEEVYCHLDSHRQPDSSNHSISPDPVLGSVASMSSATPDSSASVERGSTPDSTLKPLRGQKKTRSVDREDGQNWSKVTYSCPYCSKRDFNSLAVLEIHLKTIHADKPQQSHTCQICLDSMPTLYNLNEHVRKVHKNHAYPMMQFSNISAFHCNYCPEMFADINSLQEHIRITHCGPNATPQDGNNAFFCNQCSMGFLTEATLTEHIQQTHCNVGNSKLDSPVIQPTQSFMEVYSCPYCTNSPIFGSILKLTKHIKENHKNIPLAHNKKSKAEQSPVSSDVEVSSPKRQRLSASVNSVSNGEYPCNQCDLKFSNFESFQTHLKLHLELLLRKQSCPQCKEDFDSQESLLQHLTVHYMTTSTHYVCESCDKQFSSVDDLQKHLLDMHTFVLYHCTLCQEVFDSKVSIQVHLAVKHSNEKKMYRCTACNWDFRKEVDLQIHVKHSHLGNPSKSHKCIFCGETFSTEVELQCHITTHSKKYNCKFCSKAFHAIILLEKHLREKHCVFDASAENGTANGMTPTNKKTEGADIQNMLMKNPDTSNSHEASEDDVDASEPMYGCDICGAAYTMEVLLQNHRLRDHNIRPGEDDCSRKKAEFIKGSHKCNICSRTFFSENGLREHMQTHRGPAKHYMCPICGERFPSLLTLTEHKVTHSKSLDTGTCRICKMPLQSEEEFIEHCQMHPDLRNSLTGFRCVVCMQTVTSTLELKIHGTFHMQKLAGNSATSSPNGQALQKLYKCALCLKEFRNKQDLVKLDVNGLPYGLCAGCMTRSTNGQSSSLTPQEVNERPCGSLRCPECSVKFESAEDLESHIQVDHRDLTPETSGQRKGTQTSPVPRKKTYQCIKCQMTFENEREIQIHVANHMIEEGINHECKLCNQMFDSPAKLLCHLIEHSFEGMGGTFKCPVCFTVFVQANKLQQHIFAVHGQEDKIYDCSQCPQKFFFQTELQNHTLSQHAQ
- the ZNF423 gene encoding zinc finger protein 423 isoform X2; amino-acid sequence: MSRRKQAKPRSVKVEEGESSDFALTWDSSVTQSGGLGGELESEAKDSRALEERNSVTSQEERNEEDEDMEDESIYTCDNCQQDFDSLADLTEHRAHNCPGGCLFQTAAELYMDIASLEAADFSKLLYDGDDDPQLSWVASSPSSKDVASPTQMIGDGCDLGIGEEEGGTGLPYPCQFCDKSFIRLSYLKRHEQIHSDKLPFKCTYCSRLFKHKRSRDRHIKLHTGDKKYHCHECEAAFSRSDHLKIHLKTHSSSKPFKCTVCKRGFSSTSSLQSHMQAHKKNKEHMAKTEKEVKKDDFMCDYCEETFSQTEDLEKHVMTRHPQLSEKADLQCIHCPEVFVDENSLLSHIHQAHANKKHKCPMCPEQFSSVEEVYCHLDSHRQPDSSNHSISPDPVLGSVASMSSATPDSSASVERGSTPDSTLKPLRGQKKTRSVDREDGQNWSKVTYSCPYCSKRDFNSLAVLEIHLKTIHADKPQQSHTCQICLDSMPTLYNLNEHVRKVHKNHAYPMMQFSNISAFHCNYCPEMFADINSLQEHIRITHCGPNATPQDGNNAFFCNQCSMGFLTEATLTEHIQQTHCNVGNSKLDSPVIQPTQSFMEVYSCPYCTNSPIFGSILKLTKHIKENHKNIPLAHNKKSKAEQSPVSSDVEVSSPKRQRLSASVNSVSNGEYPCNQCDLKFSNFESFQTHLKLHLELLLRKQSCPQCKEDFDSQESLLQHLTVHYMTTSTHYVCESCDKQFSSVDDLQKHLLDMHTFVLYHCTLCQEVFDSKVSIQVHLAVKHSNEKKMYRCTACNWDFRKEVDLQIHVKHSHLGNPSKSHKCIFCGETFSTEVELQCHITTHSKKYNCKFCSKAFHAIILLEKHLREKHCVFDASAENGTANGMTPTNKKTEGADIQNMLMKNPDTSNSHEASEDDVDASEPMYGCDICGAAYTMEVLLQNHRLRDHNIRPGEDDCSRKKAEFIKGSHKCNICSRTFFSENGLREHMQTHRGPAKHYMCPICGERFPSLLTLTEHKVTHSKSLDTGTCRICKMPLQSEEEFIEHCQMHPDLRNSLTGFRCVVCMQTVTSTLELKIHGTFHMQKLAGNSATSSPNGQALQKLYKCALCLKEFRNKQDLVKLDVNGLPYGLCAGCMTRSTNGQSSSLTPQEVNERPCGSLRCPECSVKFESAEDLESHIQVDHRDLTPETSGQRKGTQTSPVPRKKTYQCIKCQMTFENEREIQIHVANHMIEEGINHECKLCNQMFDSPAKLLCHLIEHSFEGMGGTFKCPVCFTVFVQANKLQQHIFAVHGQEDKIYDCSQCPQKFFFQTELQNHTLSQHAQ
- the ZNF423 gene encoding zinc finger protein 423 isoform X4, producing MEDESIYTCDNCQQDFDSLADLTEHRAHNCPGGCLFQTAAELYMDIASLEAADFSKLLYDGDDDPQLSWVASSPSSKDVASPTQMIGDGCDLGIGEEEGGTGLPYPCQFCDKSFIRLSYLKRHEQIHSDKLPFKCTYCSRLFKHKRSRDRHIKLHTGDKKYHCHECEAAFSRSDHLKIHLKTHSSSKPFKCTVCKRGFSSTSSLQSHMQAHKKNKEHMAKTEKEVKKDDFMCDYCEETFSQTEDLEKHVMTRHPQLSEKADLQCIHCPEVFVDENSLLSHIHQAHANKKHKCPMCPEQFSSVEEVYCHLDSHRQPDSSNHSISPDPVLGSVASMSSATPDSSASVERGSTPDSTLKPLRGQKKTRSVDREDGQNWSKVTYSCPYCSKRDFNSLAVLEIHLKTIHADKPQQSHTCQICLDSMPTLYNLNEHVRKVHKNHAYPMMQFSNISAFHCNYCPEMFADINSLQEHIRITHCGPNATPQDGNNAFFCNQCSMGFLTEATLTEHIQQTHCNVGNSKLDSPVIQPTQSFMEVYSCPYCTNSPIFGSILKLTKHIKENHKNIPLAHNKKSKAEQSPVSSDVEVSSPKRQRLSASVNSVSNGEYPCNQCDLKFSNFESFQTHLKLHLELLLRKQSCPQCKEDFDSQESLLQHLTVHYMTTSTHYVCESCDKQFSSVDDLQKHLLDMHTFVLYHCTLCQEVFDSKVSIQVHLAVKHSNEKKMYRCTACNWDFRKEVDLQIHVKHSHLGNPSKSHKCIFCGETFSTEVELQCHITTHSKKYNCKFCSKAFHAIILLEKHLREKHCVFDASAENGTANGMTPTNKKTEGADIQNMLMKNPDTSNSHEASEDDVDASEPMYGCDICGAAYTMEVLLQNHRLRDHNIRPGEDDCSRKKAEFIKGSHKCNICSRTFFSENGLREHMQTHRGPAKHYMCPICGERFPSLLTLTEHKVTHSKSLDTGTCRICKMPLQSEEEFIEHCQMHPDLRNSLTGFRCVVCMQTVTSTLELKIHGTFHMQKLAGNSATSSPNGQALQKLYKCALCLKEFRNKQDLVKLDVNGLPYGLCAGCMTRSTNGQSSSLTPQEVNERPCGSLRCPECSVKFESAEDLESHIQVDHRDLTPETSGQRKGTQTSPVPRKKTYQCIKCQMTFENEREIQIHVANHMIEEGINHECKLCNQMFDSPAKLLCHLIEHSFEGMGGTFKCPVCFTVFVQANKLQQHIFAVHGQEDKIYDCSQCPQKFFFQTELQNHTLSQHAQ
- the ZNF423 gene encoding zinc finger protein 423 isoform X1, producing the protein MPFARHLNEVQRIISTQFEEGESSDFALTWDSSVTQSGGLGGELESEAKDSRALEERNSVTSQEERNEEDEDMEDESIYTCDNCQQDFDSLADLTEHRAHNCPGGCLFQTAAELYMDIASLEAADFSKLLYDGDDDPQLSWVASSPSSKDVASPTQMIGDGCDLGIGEEEGGTGLPYPCQFCDKSFIRLSYLKRHEQIHSDKLPFKCTYCSRLFKHKRSRDRHIKLHTGDKKYHCHECEAAFSRSDHLKIHLKTHSSSKPFKCTVCKRGFSSTSSLQSHMQAHKKNKEHMAKTEKEVKKDDFMCDYCEETFSQTEDLEKHVMTRHPQLSEKADLQCIHCPEVFVDENSLLSHIHQAHANKKHKCPMCPEQFSSVEEVYCHLDSHRQPDSSNHSISPDPVLGSVASMSSATPDSSASVERGSTPDSTLKPLRGQKKTRSVDREDGQNWSKVTYSCPYCSKRDFNSLAVLEIHLKTIHADKPQQSHTCQICLDSMPTLYNLNEHVRKVHKNHAYPMMQFSNISAFHCNYCPEMFADINSLQEHIRITHCGPNATPQDGNNAFFCNQCSMGFLTEATLTEHIQQTHCNVGNSKLDSPVIQPTQSFMEVYSCPYCTNSPIFGSILKLTKHIKENHKNIPLAHNKKSKAEQSPVSSDVEVSSPKRQRLSASVNSVSNGEYPCNQCDLKFSNFESFQTHLKLHLELLLRKQSCPQCKEDFDSQESLLQHLTVHYMTTSTHYVCESCDKQFSSVDDLQKHLLDMHTFVLYHCTLCQEVFDSKVSIQVHLAVKHSNEKKMYRCTACNWDFRKEVDLQIHVKHSHLGNPSKSHKCIFCGETFSTEVELQCHITTHSKKYNCKFCSKAFHAIILLEKHLREKHCVFDASAENGTANGMTPTNKKTEGADIQNMLMKNPDTSNSHEASEDDVDASEPMYGCDICGAAYTMEVLLQNHRLRDHNIRPGEDDCSRKKAEFIKGSHKCNICSRTFFSENGLREHMQTHRGPAKHYMCPICGERFPSLLTLTEHKVTHSKSLDTGTCRICKMPLQSEEEFIEHCQMHPDLRNSLTGFRCVVCMQTVTSTLELKIHGTFHMQKLAGNSATSSPNGQALQKLYKCALCLKEFRNKQDLVKLDVNGLPYGLCAGCMTRSTNGQSSSLTPQEVNERPCGSLRCPECSVKFESAEDLESHIQVDHRDLTPETSGQRKGTQTSPVPRKKTYQCIKCQMTFENEREIQIHVANHMIEEGINHECKLCNQMFDSPAKLLCHLIEHSFEGMGGTFKCPVCFTVFVQANKLQQHIFAVHGQEDKIYDCSQCPQKFFFQTELQNHTLSQHAQ